A window of Heptranchias perlo isolate sHepPer1 chromosome 43, sHepPer1.hap1, whole genome shotgun sequence contains these coding sequences:
- the LOC137306412 gene encoding prokineticin receptor 1-like, whose product MVDHCANLSRYNDSMSDVSSFWNQSCEYDQYMTSPDIRGQETADKTFHQARVVIGVALVCIMLVCGVGNFLFIVTLARHRNLRNITNLLIVNLAISDFIVAIVCCPFEMDYYVVRELSWSFGHVLCSSVNYLRTVSLYVSTNALLAIAVDRYMVIVHPLKPRMKYQTAYCILIAVWVVSLLISIPAAYFTTETTFDTSLGSDGKIFCGQIWPADKEFFYKSYFLFLFILEFVVPVTTMSLCYVQICRELWFKSMPGVQTNQIKKRLRARRKTVLVLMVILTAYILCWAPYYGYAIVRDFFPSVLLRERHSITVYYIVECIAVSNSMINTLFFVTVKNNNVKYTRKMLLQRWTATYTLDKSTVVQECRTSVLPVSE is encoded by the exons ATGGTGGATCACTGTGCCAACTTGTCACGCTACAACGACTCAATGTCAGATGTCAGCTCCTTTTGGAACCAAAGTTGTGAGTATGACCAGTACATGACGTCTCCTGATATCAGAGGGCAGGAGACTGCCGACAAGACCTTCCACCAGGCCAGGGTGGTGATTGGCGTGGCCCTTGTCTGCATCATGCTGGTCTGTGGTGTCGGCAATTTCCTCTTCATTGTGACCCTGGCCAGACACAGGAACTTGAGGAACATCACCAATCTCCTCATAGTCAACCTGGCCATCTCGGACTTCATTGTGGCCATTGTGTGCTGTCCCTTTGAGATGGATTATTACGTGGTCAGGGAGCTATCGTGGAGCTTTGGACATGTTCTGTGCTCCTCTGTGAACTACCTCAGAACAGTGTCCCTCTACGTCTCCACCAATGCTCTGTTGGCCATAGCTGTCGACAG GTATATGGTGATCGTTCACCCGTTGAAACCTCGTATGAAGTATCAGACAGCGTACTGTATTCTGATTGCAGTTTGGGTTGTCTCCCTTCTCATCTCCATCCCCGCAGCCTACTTCACAACGGAAACAACCTTCGACACTTCTCTGGGCAGCGACGGGAAGATATTCTGTGGGCAGATCTGGCCGGCAGACAAGGAATTCTTCTACAAATCTTACTTCCTGTTCCTCTTCATCCTGGAGTTTGTCGTCCCTGTGACGACTATGTCCCTGTGCTACGTGCAGATCTGCAGGGAGCTGTGGTTCAAAAGCATGCCAGGCGTCCAAACCAACCAAATCAAGAAAAGGCTTCGTGCTCGGAGGAAGACAGTCCTGGTCCTTATGGTTATACTGACTGCTTACATCCTTTGTTGGGCTCCTTATTACGGATACGCCATCGTCCGGGATTTCTTCCCAAGCGTGCTCCTCAGAGAAAGGCACTCGATCACAGTATACTACATCGTAGAGTGCATCGCAGTGAGCAACAGCATGATAAATACGCTCTTCTTCGTCACTGTGAAGAACAACAACGTCAAGTACACGAGAAAGATGCTGCTTCAGCGGTGGACGGCTACCTACACGCTGGACAAAAGCACTGTAGTGCAAGAGTGCCGCACCTCGGTGCTGCCTGTATCCGAATAA